One Pseudomonas sp. MM213 genomic window, CCGTCGTTATCCACAGGGCTATGGCCTGACGGAAGCGCTGATCGTCGACGCCGATGGCGCCTGGGTCGGCATTGATAACAACGACGGTGCCCGTGCTGATGGCGAGTATCGCCCGGTCGTCTGGCGCTTTGCCGCGCCGGAAGGTGGCTGGAGTGCCAAGCCATGACGCCGCAAACACCTGGAAAACGCGCCGGTCGGGTGTTCATGGTGCTGGCCTGGTGCGCAGCGCTATTTCTGGCGACACGGTTTTTCGGCCAATGGGAGGAGCGGCAGCAAAATCCCAACGTCGTCGTCAGCTCGGAACAGGGCGAAGGTTTTATCGAAGTGAAACTGGCCAGCAACACCCAGGGGCACTTCGTCGCCAGCGGCCAGATCAACGGCCAGTCGGTGGATTTCATGCTGGATACCGGGGCGACCGATGTGGCGATCCCGGCAGAAATGGCCGAACGGCTGAAACTTGAACAAGGCTTCGGGGTGACCCTGAGCACCGCCAACGGTCGCACCGAGGGTTATCGAACCCGTGTCGACCGGCTGCAACTGGGCGACATTGTGCTGCGTGATGTGCGCGCCATCGTCGTGCCAGGCCTGGATGGCAAGCAAGTGCTGCTCGGTATGAGCGCGCTGAACAAACTTGAATTTACCCAGCGCGGTGGCACCATGCTGCTGCGCCAGACAACGAACCGATGAGGCCCGCATGAGCGACTCCCTTGATCTCAGCCTGGACGGTGTAGAGCGCCGGTCACTGGCTGACTTCACCGAAAATGCCTACCTCAACTACTCCATGTACGTGATCATGGACCGTGCCTTGCCGCATATCGGCGACGGCCTGAAACCGGTACAGCGCCGCATCGTCTACGCGATGAGCGAGTTGGGGCTGGACGCCGATTCCAAGCACAAGAAGTCGGCGCGTACCGTCGGTGACGTGCTCGGTAAATTCCACCCGCACGGCGATTCGGCCTGCTACGAAGCCATGGTCCTGATGGCCCAGCCGTTCAGCTACCGCTACACGCTGGTCGACGGCCAGGGTAACTGGGGCGCGCCGGATGATCCCAAGTCCTTCGCCGCCATGCGATACACCGAAGCGCGGCTGTCGCGTTATTCCGAAGTGCTGCTCAGTGAACTGGGCCAGGGCACTGCGGACTGGGGCCCGAACTTCGACGGCACACTCGACGAGCCATTGGTGTTGCCGGCACGTTTGCCGAACATCCTGCTCAACGGCACCACCGGCATTGCCGTGGGCATGGCCACCGACGTTCCGCCGCACAACCTGCGCGAAGTCGCGACCGCCTGCGTGCGTTTGCTCGATGAGCCAAAAGCCACGGTCGAACAGCTCTGCGAACACATTCAGGGTCCGGATTACCCGACCGAAGCGGAAATCATCACGCCGCGTGCCGACCTGCTGAAAATGTACGAAACCGGCAAGGGCTCGGTGCGCATGCGTGCCGTGTACCACATCGAAGACGGCGACATCATCGTCACCGCGCTGCCGCATCAGGTATCGGGCGCCAAGGTGCTGGAACAGATCGCGGCGATGATGCAGGCCAAACCGTCCAAGGCCCCGCAGATCGCTGACCTGCGTGACGAATCCGACCACGAGAACCCGTGCCGGATCGTGATCATTCCGGGCGCACGGAAAAACTTCGACCACGACGCGCTGATGCAGCACCTGTTCGCCAGCACCGAGCTGGAGTCGAGCTACCGGGTCAACATCAACATCATCGGCCTGGATGGCAAGCCGCAGCTGAAGAACCTGCGTGCGTTGCTGGTTGAATGGCTGGAGTTCCGCGTTCAAACCGTGCGTCGTCGCCTGCAATTCCGCCTCGACAAGGTTGAGCGTCGCCTGCACCTGTTGGACGGTTTGTTGATTGCCTACCTCAACCTGGATGAAGTGATCCACATCATCCGCACCGAGGAGCACCCGAAAGCCGCCCTGATCGCGCGTTTCGCCCTGAGCGAAATCCAGGCCGAGTACATTCTGGACACCCGTTTGCGTCAGTTGGCGCGACTGGAAGAAATGAAGCTGCGCTCCGAGCAGGATGAACTGCTCAAGGAACAAGCCAAGCTGCAAGCCCTGCTGGGCAGCGAAGCCAAGCTGAAAAAGCTGGTGCGCACCGAGCTGATCAAGGATGCCGAAACCTACGGCGACGACCGTCGTTCGCCAATCGTCGAACGCGCCGAGGCCAAGGCCTTGACCGAGCACGATCTGCTGCCGAACGAGAAAGTGTCCGTAGTGCTGTCGGAAAAAGGCTGGGTCCGCTCCGCCAAAGGGCACGAAATTGACGCCACCG contains:
- a CDS encoding retropepsin-like aspartic protease family protein, with translation MTPQTPGKRAGRVFMVLAWCAALFLATRFFGQWEERQQNPNVVVSSEQGEGFIEVKLASNTQGHFVASGQINGQSVDFMLDTGATDVAIPAEMAERLKLEQGFGVTLSTANGRTEGYRTRVDRLQLGDIVLRDVRAIVVPGLDGKQVLLGMSALNKLEFTQRGGTMLLRQTTNR
- the parC gene encoding DNA topoisomerase IV subunit A, yielding MSDSLDLSLDGVERRSLADFTENAYLNYSMYVIMDRALPHIGDGLKPVQRRIVYAMSELGLDADSKHKKSARTVGDVLGKFHPHGDSACYEAMVLMAQPFSYRYTLVDGQGNWGAPDDPKSFAAMRYTEARLSRYSEVLLSELGQGTADWGPNFDGTLDEPLVLPARLPNILLNGTTGIAVGMATDVPPHNLREVATACVRLLDEPKATVEQLCEHIQGPDYPTEAEIITPRADLLKMYETGKGSVRMRAVYHIEDGDIIVTALPHQVSGAKVLEQIAAMMQAKPSKAPQIADLRDESDHENPCRIVIIPGARKNFDHDALMQHLFASTELESSYRVNINIIGLDGKPQLKNLRALLVEWLEFRVQTVRRRLQFRLDKVERRLHLLDGLLIAYLNLDEVIHIIRTEEHPKAALIARFALSEIQAEYILDTRLRQLARLEEMKLRSEQDELLKEQAKLQALLGSEAKLKKLVRTELIKDAETYGDDRRSPIVERAEAKALTEHDLLPNEKVSVVLSEKGWVRSAKGHEIDATGLSYKAGDGFKALAAGRSNQFAVFIDSTGRSYSVASHTLPSARGQGEPLTGRLTPPPGATFECVLMPEDDSLYVIASDAGYGFVVKGEDFQAKNKAGKALLSLPNNSKVILPRPVADRENNWLASVTTEGRLLIFKISDLPQLGKGKGNKIIGISGERVASREEYVTDIAVLPDGATLVLQAGKRTLSLKADDLEHYKGERGRRGNKLPRGFQRVDALLVENLN